The Sparus aurata chromosome 12, fSpaAur1.1, whole genome shotgun sequence sequence tggtctgcatTGAAAGccccaggaggaagcggagtaacaagtccaggtgtccatttgcaCTATCTAAGGCCTTGTCCACTGCATTCTGATAAAAGTGTgtctctgctgatgtgtctgtttgtgtgtcagacCTCTGAGAGGTTGTTTGTTCATCTGACAGCAGATTGACATCATagttgatgaatgtcagatggatATGAAGAGCTGCCaaaaactcctgaacgctcagatggACAAAGCAGAACACCTTTTCCTGGTACAGGCCTCTCTCCTCTATAAAGATCTGTGTCAACACTCcagagtacactgaggctgctctgacaCCTAGGCcactctctgtcaggtctgattcatagaagatcaggttgccTTTCTGAAGCtgctcaaaagccagttttcccagtgACAGAATCATATTCCTGTTCTCTGGactccagtgtggatctgtctcagctttTCCGTCATACTTGATGTTCTTTagtttggactgaaccaccaggaagtggacgtacatctcagtcagggtcttaggcagttcttcttcctctcttgtttCCAACACATCCTTCAGAACTGTAGCactgatccagcagaagactgggatgtggcacatgatgtggaggcttcgtgatgtcttgatgtgggagatgattctgctggcctgttCCTCAGCTCTGAATCTCTTcttgaagtactcctccttctgtgggtcagtgaaccctctgacctctgtaaCCCTGTCAACACACTccggagggatctgattggctgctgcaggccGTGTCGTTACCCAGATACgggcagagggaagcagtttacCTTTGATAAGGTTCGTCAGCAGGatatccactgaggtggactctgtaaCACTGGTCACGATCTCattgttgtggaagtccagaaaaagacgacactcatccagaccatcaaggatgaacacaacctggaattCTTGGAAACTGCAGATTCCtgcttctttggtttcagtaaggaagtgatgaacaagttccatcAAGCTGTACCTTCTCTCTTTTAGCACGTTCaactctctgaaagtgaatggaaatatgaactgtatgtcctggttggatttgtcttcagcccagtccagggTGAACTTCTGTGTCAAGACTGTTTTCCcaatgccagccactcccttcgTCATCACAACTCTGACTGGTTGATCTATTCCAGGTGAGGGTTTAAAGATGTCTTCATGTCCGAtcgttgtttctggtctgtctggtttcctggatgctgtttcaatctgtctgacctcatgttcatcattgacctctccagtgcctccctctgtgatgtagagctctgtgtagatttGATTCAggagggttgggtttcctgctttagaaaccccctcaaacacacactggaacttctccTTCAGGTAAGATTTAAGCTTACGCTGAGAACAAACTGGAACAGGATatcctgaacaaacacacaaaaagtaGATCAAAAAAGCAAAgtcaaagaaaatatttaattgTTGAATTTCTTCAAAGTGTGAGTCTATCTTTTGAGACATTAGTAAATGTCCCATTATTTAAGTATGTTGAATCTTTAgggaaatcctcttactgctctgtaGACAGTcggccagctcctcctgcttcattctcctcaggaagcacaatgtgatcttcagaaattcctctctgctgccccttctctgctcttcatcctcaccatccaaaacctcctcatcctccccctGACTCTCTAGGTTTCCcgggtaatctgaactcagaaccctCTGGATCTTCTTCAACTCCCTCTTtacaaaaatgacaatgttctcctctagcagctggaaaacaacatGTTGTGAGGTACATAGTCAAACTAAATCATGGAACCAAACACCAGACCCATGTGGGACATACTGACATATTACTGGTCTAAAAAGGGCAGCATGGAACAGATGTGAATAATTTGTTGtacatgtacagaccataaatatggagtccagggaTATTTGATGCTGTTTGGCAGAATGGTCACTGGAAACCTCTGAGCTGTCATTGTcaactctgtggaggaatcattaAGAATTATCTCACGATATGtttttcacacacagacaaacaagaaaaagctCCATGAGTGATATGAAAGTTGATTTAGATGACTTCTTGTAGTGTTAGAGGTTTACTAGTCTTGCTGATTCCACTGCGAATCAACAGCATAGAACACAGCTGTTTGTAGCTTAAAGCTCAGTGTTTTACTTCATCAGTCAGTTGGGCTTAGACCCAACAGCTGTAATAGACCTTACCATAAccagctctccctccctcactatACACTACCGAAGTGCCCTGGAGCAAGGCACCTAGAACTACCAGCTACTGCTTGAGCTGGGAAGTTTCCAGACTGTTAGGCAGATGAGGAAAGGGAACAAGGAAAAGGGCCCAAACAACCGGCCACACAGGAAAGCGTTAAGTGATTTATTAATTAAGTTAAGATAAAAGGGATACAGAGGGTACAGATTAGGGCTAAGGTCAGGGTTAAGTCCCGTCAAATTTTATTTATAGAAcccaaaatcacaaaacacaattttccTCAGAGGTCTTGGTGTCTGGACAGCATAcagcatcctctgtccttagacccttcAACCTTTGAATTAGATCCTCAGAATCTGAATCTGGTTAATGTCCAGGTTCAGATTTCAGAGCTTGAAAGAAAAGGCATGAAGCAATATTGATTATCTGGCAGAAAACAGGTCGAGTTGGGCTTTTATAAATACTGTAATTTTGGGAATGAGGAACAGATGAGCAGTTGGATATGGGAGTCAGGTGACTGAGGTGCGGAAGTCTCACAGCATCCAGTGGAAAGATGGAGTCTAGAGAGTTCCTAAGTAATGTGTTGGTTTACGAGATGTGAAAAGTGGCTGGAGACAGGGACAGAGGAGTAAACTGAGTAAATTAAAGATAATGGGAGGAAAAATTACAGCTAACAGCtcaacaatgaatgaatgaatagatGGTTTAACACCATTTGTGTGAACAACTCAGATTGACACTTTGAATGTCATCAGGAGCAGCAGTCTGAAAATGTCCTCTCTTGTCTCCATATATAAACAACACCATGTCTGCACCCTCTCTATGTGGAGAGGTGTGACAAAGAGTTTGAAAATGTTGCCTTCCATCAGCAGCTTGCCTAAAAGCAAGAGGAGGCTCCATTGATGCATCACTCTTCATGGAAACACAGCTgtgttcaggtccaggtccagtggaaACTGGCCTCTGCTGGTGGATCCTAAAGCACAATCAGCACAGataaatgtgcatgtttgatgaacaaaaaaacagatgagaAATATCTTTCTTACAGATGACACTGACAACAAATCATGTTTATTCACTTTAAAATTTTACCTTCCATCAGCAGATTTTCTAAAAACAAGAGGAGGCTCCATAGACGCATCACTCTTTATGGACACACAGCTGTGTTCAGGTCCAGGACCAGGACCATGAGAACCCAGTCTGTGCTGCTGCATCAGGCTTCAACATGACAAACACAGAGCTCTGAGTGTGAGTAATGTCAGTGGAGTGATTTGAGTGCTGAATTCTGACATGGAGAAGAGTCATGGGTGGTTAAAGATCCTCATCTCACCTCTGAGCTTTCGTCTGGCTGTCAAATTCCCCACACAGAACGGTTTTAAAGGGAGGGACTTCTTCGTCTCTGTCCTTGCACTGATCCATAGCAGAGTCCACACCTtcgcacaaacaaaacaacctgCTGGGAGAACTCGCACACCAATCGCTTATAACGCCAGCTAGCTGAcattgctaacactagctaaagCTTATGTTGCTAGCTAGCaaacatattttcattattgtcaAGGAAAGATGATAATTCTTGCACTTTGCTGATGATTTGACTACATACAATATCAGTATAACCTTTTAAGGTGCACATTGTAAAGCAaggccagaattcaaaggtagctcAAAATATAGGGGGGCAGCATACTGAGTAACCCACAACTGTTGCTAACTATACATGTAGCAACTGGCATTGATGTAGCTTTGGCTGTAGCAAGCTAATTAGCTATGTTGTCATCTGAAGCAACACTTGACTCCAACAAAATAATCAATGGAATAACCGTGAACAGAAATCAtgtcaaccaatcagagctccACTTACTGGATTTTAAGCCATGAACTTCAACCATGTACAGTTCTCTTCTGTCctcagcaggtctgtgtggaaAAGGCACTTTATCCTTTGCATTGAGTTCAAGTACCATTGGATGAAGTGAGGTAACACTGATTCTTTTCTTTCGTCAGGGAGGGTGTGAGTCCTCCTGTCTCTATGAAAGCACGTCTTTGTGGTTGAGCTGAGTCTCACTGTGAGCTTTATTCAGAGGATCAAATGTTACTGTGAGAACCTGCGACATCGTCACAGGTGAAACAAGTCTGTCAGAATAAAATTCATTTGCGCCTGTAGAAAAAACAACTCCAACCTGTAAAGGATTGGCACCAGACTGGCAGTTCAGAGTGCACACCTCCTTGGTGCCTTTATACCTCGATACCTGTCTGGACTAGTGATTGGCgtcttgcatggcagcctccatcATCAacgtatgaatgtgtgtgtgaatgggtgaatgtggaatgtattgtacagcgctttggGCTGTCGTTaagactggaaaagcactataaaaatgcagaccatttataTTATCATACAGAAGCCTCTGCAGCTACTGCTGTGTGGAGTTTTACAAGCCGAGAGCCATTGAGTTCTATTATAATCCAGAGTAGacctcacaccaaaacaatccagATGAATAATTAGCACTATTGGTAAGAaggaactgtccctttaagtcaACAGACACTTGAcggagagtgtttttttttttttttattcactttgttaatgttgttgaaCCTGTTGGGGCAGGGAAACATACCcagttattatttttaatgaagATAGCCTAGAGGTCTATTCAGCTGGAGTGGTTGAAAACAGCTGTGTGGGTGTGCAGGGAAAGTAAAGTAATTATAACGTAAGGCTGACAGATGAATGTAAAATGTAGTGAAATGTAGGAGAGTAGAAGTGTAAAGTAggaggaaatggaaatacttgcgtacagtacatttacattaacatttttggTATTGGTGTGGTAACTGTGAAGTCATGTTAATAAGGAAGGGGAACAGTTCTTCTGTTTGACCAATGGAGGGCAGTAATCACACACGATCATTTCTATATGAGTCAGTTCCACGCTAACACCATGGTTCCTGTCATTACTGTGTCAC is a genomic window containing:
- the LOC115593220 gene encoding NLR family CARD domain-containing protein 3-like produces the protein MLLEENIVIFVKRELKKIQRVLSSDYPGNLESQGEDEEVLDGEDEEQRRGSREEFLKITLCFLRRMKQEELADCLQSRYPVPVCSQRKLKSYLKEKFQCVFEGVSKAGNPTLLNQIYTELYITEGGTGEVNDEHEVRQIETASRKPDRPETTIGHEDIFKPSPGIDQPVRVVMTKGVAGIGKTVLTQKFTLDWAEDKSNQDIQFIFPFTFRELNVLKERRYSLMELVHHFLTETKEAGICSFQEFQVVFILDGLDECRLFLDFHNNEIVTSVTESTSVDILLTNLIKGKLLPSARIWVTTRPAAANQIPPECVDRVTEVRGFTDPQKEEYFKKRFRAEEQASRIISHIKTSRSLHIMCHIPVFCWISATVLKDVLETREEEELPKTLTEMYVHFLVVQSKLKNIKYDGKAETDPHWSPENRNMILSLGKLAFEQLQKGNLIFYESDLTESGLGVRAASVYSGVLTQIFIEERGLYQEKVFCFVHLSVQEFLAALHIHLTFINYDVNLLSDEQTTSQRSDTQTDTSAETHFYQNAVDKALDSANGHLDLLLRFLLGLSMQTNQTLLRGLLTQTESSSQINQETVQYIKKKISENLSPEKSINLFHSLNELKDCSLVEEIQRSLRSGSLSTDKLSPAQWSALVFLLLASDKVLEVFNLKKYSDSEKALLRLMPVVKASNRALLSGCNLTERSCEVLSSVLNSQSCSLKVLDLSNNNLRDSGIKLLSAGLKSPHCTLETLRLSGCLITEEGCTSLASALSANPSHLRELDLSYNHPGDSGVKVLSAGLKDPHWRLDKLRLEPCGLRWLTPGLRKYSCELTLDPNTVNKKIKLSDNNRKVSHVDEEQSYPDHPDRFDWCQLMCRDGLTGRCYWEVEWKGRLHIAVTYRGINRRGSGYDCLFGWNDQSWCLTCSKGCYSVCHNNRRTSISSSSISCRVAVYVDYPAGTLSFYGVSSDTLIHLHTFKSTFTKPLYPGFGFWSDRSGSSLSLCSS